The window CGACGGGAGAGGGCACCTCGAGGTGCCGGCCAGCCAGTCGGGGTGGTGGGAGTGCCGTTCCTGCGGGAATCTGTGGCAGGAGTCGCAGTCGTCTCGGCGGTTGCGGAAGTGGTGCCGCAAGTGTGCTGGTAAGCAGGGCGCTGAGGTTAACCGCGGCAACGCGGCCACGGCATCCCGGATCGCTGTCCACCTGCAAGGTGAGTGGATCGACGAGAAGCCGCACACTTCGGTGTCGGCGAAGTCGAACTACAAAGCAGCGTGGCGGTGTGGAACGTGTGGGCATGAGTGGCGGGCGACGGTGAAGAACCGGAGCAACGGCTCAGGATGCCCACGGTGTTACCGGCTCTCAGATAAGACCGGTGCGGCGTCCGCACGGTCACGGGCCGCTGCCAAGTCAGATCCACTATCGGACTATCCGATCGCCGCCTGGTGGTCAGATCGCAACCCGCACACCCCGGAGGGAGTGAGCCGCGGCTCCGCGGAACCGGCATGGTGGAACTGCTCCACCTGCGGGACGGAGTTCTCGCGAACGCCGAAAGGAATCCGGGGCGAGGCGGTGCAATGCGAGGCTTGCTCGTACACACACCGCGGCACCAGCTATGCAGCGAACGCAGCAACCGCCAATCCGCTCAGCGAGGAGCTACGCGGACAGCTCGTGGACCCCGCCCTTGGTGTCACGTCGGCGGGGTCGAACACGAAGTTGCAGTGGGTGTGCGCTGACGGGCACATGTGGTGGGCTGCACCGAAGGACCGAGGGCGGGCAACGGGTGTCCCGCTTGTGCGAAGCACATTTCTCGAGCCGAAATCGAGGTCGCCGACTTTGTGCGGACGCTCACCGGCGACGTGGTCACCAGCACGCGGTCGGTGATCGCACCCAACGAACTCGACATCTACATCCCGTCGAAGAACATCGCGGTCGAGTTCAACGGCCTGTACTGGCATTCGGAGGACGCCGGGAAGGACCGCCACTACCACCAGCGGAAGTGGCAGCGGTGCGCCGACAAGGGCATCCAGATGGTGACTGTGTGGGAAGACGACTGGCGTGACCGCCGGGACATCTGCCAACGCATGATCGCCCGCAAGCTGGGCGTGTCTCAGGAACGCCGGCTGAATGCGCGCAGTCTCACCGTGACCGCGGTAGATCGGGTGGAGGTCCGCGACTTCCTCGAGGCCAACCACATTCAGGGTGCGACCGCAATGAGTGAAGCGTTCGGTTTGCGCGATGGTGGCGAGTTGGTCGCGGTGATGTGCATGAAGTGGCGCACCAAGACTGAGGTGGAGTTGGTGCGGTTCGCCACCTCGGTGATCGTGCGGGGTGGGCATTCGCGGCTGCTGAAGCACGCTGTCGCTGCGATGCAACCACAACGGGTGGTGACATTCGCCGACCACGCCGTCTCTGACGGAGGCCTGTACGAGCAGTGCGGTTTCATCAAAGATGGCGAGCTGCGACCGGATTACACCTACTACTTCCGTGGCGAACGGGTGCACAAGTTCCTGTTCCGCCTGAAGCGGTTCCGCAACGACCCAAACCTGTTGTGGGACGAGTCGTGGACCGAGCAGCAGGCCGCGGCGGAGAACAAGATCCCGCGGATCTGGGATTACGGAAAGACCCGTTACGTACTAGACATTCCCGGGTAGGGCTTGGCCCCCGGAGAGGGGCACAGTGTCTTTCAAGCAGTGGGCTGACATGTCCGATGAGGAACGTGAAGCCGAAGCGCAGGCGGTGTCGGTGTTGTTTATCGGCCTGCCTGGTGTGGTGGGTGCCCCGCTGGTGATGGGACCCGACTATTGGGTGGATGTTGCCCGCCATCTGGTGGAGTGCGGTGTCCGGCTGGTGGCGGATTCGATCAAGCACTATGAACCGGGGACAGCTTGGAGGCGTCGAAGGCTGCGGGGAAGTGGTGTTACGACTCGCATGAGCCGGATGAAACGTATGAGCAGCGGATCGCCCGGCTGGCTGATGAGGAGCATCAGAACTATCTGGCGAAGGTGGAGGAGATGAAGGCCCGCCAGGCGAATACGCAGGAGCGGGTGGTGCAGGCAGAGGCTGTGGCGTTCGCCGCGGAGGTGAAGCGCCGCAAGGCGGATGGAACGTTCGACGGTTCCCGCACGCCGGCATCAACCCGAAGCTCTCTAACCCAACAGAACTTTTCACCCTGCACCCGTTCGGGTGTGGGGATTCACCCATGCCCACAGGAGGCAATTATGGCTGATCCCGTTTGGCTTCCCGACGTGCTGCGCGCCGAGGGCCTGAAGGTTGACATCTATCCCGGCGCGTTCGAACGCGGGCACGGCGACTTCGGCACTATCTGGGGTCCGTTCATGCACCACACCGGCTCGTTCGGCGAGACGCCGCGGGTATCGCGCAGCACTCGTCTCTCGGGCTCGCGTCGCAACTCCACCTCGCGCCGAACGGTGTTGTCACGCTGTGCGGCGTCGGCGTCGCATGGCACGCGGGCACCGGCTCGTGGCCGGGCATCCCCGCGAACAACGGCAACGCCGTGACGATCGGCATCGAGGCCGCACACAACGGCACCGCGGCATGGTCGGAGGCCCAGTACGGCGCATACCTGAAGGTCGTCCGGGCCATCAACAAGCGCCTCGGCAACCCGTGGAACAAGGTCGTCGCGCACAAGGAGTACGGCGCGATCCAGGGCAAGTGGGACCCGGGAACCTCGACATGAAGCTGTTCCGTCAGCGGCTCCTCCAGGCACCGGATAAGCCGCTCGTGGTCATGAACATGATCGAGCTCGAGGCCAAGGAGAATCCGTGGGTCGGCGTCCGTAAGGCGAAGCCCGGCGCCGGGGGTGAGCGCAAGGTCGGCCGCGACGGTAAGGGCCGGTTCGTCGAGTACGAGAACGCGCACATCTACTTTCACCCGGCGACCGGCGCGCACGCCATCCCGCACGGCGGCCTGTTCGAGGCGTACGCCGAGCGCAAGTGGGAGACCGGCGAACTCGGCTTCCCGGTGCGCGACTTCACCAAGCTCGCCGACGGCGCAGTCATGGCGTTCCAGGGTGGCGTGCTCTACCGCAAGGACGGCAAGGACCACCACGTCGTGAAGGGCGTCATCGGCCAGCGCTGGGCGCTCGAGGGCTACGAGAAGGGCCCGCTCGGCTGGCCGACGTCGGACGAGATCTCGAACGGCACGGGCGGCAAGCGTCAGGCGTTCGAGCACGGCGTCCTCGAGTGGGACCCCTCAGGCGCGGTGAAGAAGATCGGCGACGCCGCGAAGGATCTCACTCTCGTCAACGCGGCCGGCATCCCGCTGGCCGTCGAAGCAGTCGACCTCATCGCGGCCTGAGCCGCACCCACAGAAGGAGTTCTCGTCATGTCTGTACCCACCCCTCGTCTTGTCCTCGGCCGCGAGCCCGCCGCCTGGACCTCCCTCGTCTCAGCCATCCTGGTTCTGCTGACCACGTTCGGGTTCAACATCCCCACCGAGACTCAGGGCGTGTTCATGGCCGCGGTCAACGCGGTGCTCGGTCTGCTCGTGGTGATCTCGGTGAAGGAGAGCGTGTACCCGGCGCTCGTCGCGGTCGTTCAGACCGCGGTGCCGCTGGTCGTTGCGTTCGGCTTGAACCTCAGCGAGCAGCAACAGGGCGCCATCCTCGCGGTCTCCACGATTGCTCTCGGATTCCTGTTCACCCGCCCGCAGGTCACACCGAAGGTGTTGGCAGGTATTGAGCTTCCCGCTGACGGCGTCGAGCGCGAAGTCAACCTCGGCCGATGACCGTGACCTCGAGCGCCAGCGCTTGGATGAACCCCGCCGCGCTGAGTGACATCGGCGTGGTGGGGGTCGTCGTCGGCATGGCGCTCGTGCTCGGTATCGCCTTCGCCCGTGGCTGGATCGTATGGGGATCGGAGATCTCGATCTACAAGACCGCGGCCGAGCGCGACGCCAAGACCATCGCCGACCTCCTCGAGACCAACGCGCGCAACGCGCAGACGATGGCCGAGTGGAATGTCGCCGGCCAGCTCATCGCGAGCCAGTCGAAGGCACTGCGAGAGAGCTTGGAGTCCAACTGATGTGGGGATTCAAGACCAAGGGGGCGAGCGCGCACGAAGTTGATGCGCGCTCGAAGCGAAACGCGCGATCGGCCGAAGAAGCCCGGTCCGAAAGCGCACGGCTCGCCGAACGGGCGCGGCCGGTACAGCGGGAGCTTCGTGACCAGTTGGAACGCAACCACTGGGCCGAGCTGATCTTCGGAAGGCTGAACTAGTGGAGCTGATATGATAGCCGACTGGGCACTTGTGGCGGTGCTCAGCGCAGTCGGCATAGGGCCGACCGCGTCGTGAGCGATCCGGGATGCCGCTGGCGTGACGTCGCGACGCCGAGCAAGGCAGCGCCGCGCGACCACTGCCGCCGCGCCCACGTGCCGCGACGACCACGAGTTCGCGGGATTCGGTGACAGCTCGATCCAACGCTGCCGCGCCGATCGCTTTCGACTCCTCATACGACAGGTCGCCCATGCCGGTCGCCGGGCCGAAGTCGGCCGGGTACGGCACATACGTGAACTTCACCTTGCGGGGGTCGAGCGCGCGGCGCAGCGCCTCCGACGCGGGGGAGCCGCCGCGGGTGCCCAAGTTCCGTCGACCCAGAGAAGTTCGATCATGACCGTCCTGCCCACCATGCTCGGATCTCGTCGCGCCACACTTGCCATGGCCGGCGGAAGTCGCCTGCCGCCCAACGGTCACGGCGGGTCTTGTACTGCAACACCAGCAGCATCACCAGGAGCGCGAGCATCATCACGGCGCCACCCGAGTACAGGATGAATCGAATCCACGCCCGCCCCGGATAGTCAGTACCCGCCCACACTGACGCCGAGATCTGGAGAAAGACCAGCGACATCAGGGTCGACTTGCCTAGGTAGATGAGTGACACCGCTCCTTCCACCAGTACTGCCATGCGGCGTAGCAGATGGTGTAGACGGTGGCCAGCACGGCGAGCACCACAAGTGCCCAGTCGGCTATCAGCTCCACTAGTTCAGCCTTCCGAAGATCAGCTCGGCCCAGTGGTTGCGTTCCAACTGGTCACGAAGCTCCCGCTGTACCGGCCGCGCCCGTTCGGCGAGCCGTGCGCTTTCGGACCGGGCTTCTTCGGCCGATCGCGCGTTTCGCTTCGAGCGCGCATCAACTTCGTGCGCGCTCGCCCCCTTGGTCTTGAATCCCCACATCAGTTGGACTCCAAGCTCTCTCGCAGTGCCTTCGACTGGCTCGCGATGAGCTGGCCGGCGACATTCCACTCGGCCATCGTCTGCGCGTTGCGCGCGTTGGTCTCGAGGAGGTCGGCGATGGTCTTGGCGTCGCGCTCGGCCGCGGTCTTGTAGATCGAGATCTCCGATCCCCATACGATCCAGCCACGGGCGAAGGCGATACCGAGCACGAGCGCCATGCCGACGACGACCCCCACCACGCCGATGTCACTCAGCGCGGCGGGGTTCATCCAAGCGCTGGCGCTCGAGGTCACGGTCATCGGCCGAGGTTGACTTCGCGCTCGACGCCGTCAGCGGGAAGCTCAATACCTGCCAACACCTTCGGTGTGACCTGCGGGCGGGTGAACAGGAATCCGAGAGCAATCGTGGAGACCGCGAGGATGGCGCCCTGTTGCTGCTCGCTGAGGTTCAAGCCGAACGCAACGACCAGCGGCACCGCGGTCTGAACGACCGCGACGAGCGCCGGGTACACGCTCTCCTTCACCGAGATCACCACGAGCAGACCGAGCACCGCGTTGACCGCGGCCATGAACACGCCCTGAGTCTCGGTGGGGATGTTGAACCCGAACGTGGTCAGCAGAACCAGGATGGCTGAGACGAGGGAGGTCCAGGCGGCGGGCTCGCGGCCGAGGACAAGACGAG of the Gordonia westfalica genome contains:
- a CDS encoding zinc-ribbon domain-containing protein, producing the protein MPASQSGWWECRSCGNLWQESQSSRRLRKWCRKCAGKQGAEVNRGNAATASRIAVHLQGEWIDEKPHTSVSAKSNYKAAWRCGTCGHEWRATVKNRSNGSGCPRCYRLSDKTGAASARSRAAAKSDPLSDYPIAAWWSDRNPHTPEGVSRGSAEPAWWNCSTCGTEFSRTPKGIRGEAVQCEACSYTHRGTSYAANAATANPLSEELRGQLVDPALGVTSAGSNTKLQWVCADGHMWWAAPKDRGRATGVPLVRSTFLEPKSRSPTLCGRSPATWSPARGR
- a CDS encoding phage gene 29 protein family protein, whose protein sequence is MSFKQWADMSDEEREAEAQAVSVLFIGLPGVVGAPLVMGPDYWVDVARHLVECGVRLVADSIKHYEPGTAWRRRRLRGSGVTTRMSRMKRMSSGSPGWLMRSIRTIWRRWRR
- a CDS encoding N-acetylmuramoyl-L-alanine amidase, with amino-acid sequence MAQHSSLGLASQLHLAPNGVVTLCGVGVAWHAGTGSWPGIPANNGNAVTIGIEAAHNGTAAWSEAQYGAYLKVVRAINKRLGNPWNKVVAHKEYGAIQGKWDPGTST
- a CDS encoding LGFP repeat-containing protein codes for the protein MKLFRQRLLQAPDKPLVVMNMIELEAKENPWVGVRKAKPGAGGERKVGRDGKGRFVEYENAHIYFHPATGAHAIPHGGLFEAYAERKWETGELGFPVRDFTKLADGAVMAFQGGVLYRKDGKDHHVVKGVIGQRWALEGYEKGPLGWPTSDEISNGTGGKRQAFEHGVLEWDPSGAVKKIGDAAKDLTLVNAAGIPLAVEAVDLIAA
- a CDS encoding DUF7620 family protein; this translates as MWGFKTKGASAHEVDARSKRNARSAEEARSESARLAERARPVQRELRDQLERNHWAELIFGRLN
- a CDS encoding putative phage holin: MAVLVEGAVSLIYLGKSTLMSLVFLQISASVWAGTDYPGRAWIRFILYSGGAVMMLALLVMLLVLQYKTRRDRWAAGDFRRPWQVWRDEIRAWWAGRS